The Desulfuromonadaceae bacterium genome contains the following window.
CGCTCATCACCGGCAAACGATGCAAGAAGCCGGGGCAACGGTTCCCCGGCAACAAGTCGGGTGCGTACGGCAGCAATCGTTTGCCGGGCGTCGGACCCTTTGTCTTTCAGGGTGAAATGCTCAATGCGCACTTCAGGCGGACGTTGATAATCGCTGGCATGGGCGGCAAAGTAATTGCGTATCTCACGATTCGTCACTTCAACCTTCGCCTGAACTTCACGCCCCATCAGCTTGAAGCGCAGAATCTGCTTGCTCAGAGTTTCACGATAGGCTGTGAAATCAATCCCTTGTTGGGAGAGAGCTTGCTTGAGTTGCTCGCGGGTAATCTTGTTTTGCTTAAGGATATCGTCGATCGCCGCATCAATTTCTTCAGCTGCAACAGTCAATTTCAACTCTCTGATGCGTTGTCCGAGGAGCAGCTCTTCGATCATTTTATCGAGCAGCTCCCGGCGGAACGCGTCGTCAATCTCGCGGCCAGCCGCTGTCTTTGCTTCCAGCGCGCGTTCCAGTTGGTAGGAGGTGACAATTTCATCGTTGATGACGGCGACAGTGCGATTGAGCGATGTCGCCGCCAGGCTCAAAGGGTACAGGAAAAACAGCAGTATCAGCGTAATTCTGAGCATGGTTATGGCTACCTTTAAAGTTGATCCCAGTTGACTTCAATCTGCGCTGCAGCACGTAAACCTTGCAGCCATTGGTGATAAGCGGCTTCTTCTTTCTGCAGCTTCAATGTGGTGTAAATCTCGTCGCGGACATCCTCAAAGGTCAGCTGCTGCGCGGGGCGCTTGTCGTCGACCAGAAAGACGTGGTAGCCATATTCGGTTTTGATCAGCTCGCTTAAACGTCCCGGCTGTAATTTAAAAACTACCTGGTCGAATTCAGGCGGCATCTCCCCGGCGGCAAAATAACCGAGATCCCCCCCTTGCTCGGCATCGGGTGAGAGGGAATATGTTTTCGCTACAGCGGCAAACGGTTCCCCCTGCCGCAGCAAACCGAGGATCCGCTGCCCCACTTCTTCTTCCGCGACGACAATCTGGCGCGCCCGAACTTGCGCCGGACGATTGAAGTCATCGCGGTGTTCTGTGTAATAGGCACGTTGTTCCGCATCGGTGGGTGCGACCTGATCGTAGACCGCGTAGCGCAGGACTTTTTCCATCAACAACTTTTCCTGCAACTCCACGCGCCACTGATCCATGGTCAGATTGCGCAACTTTATCGCTGCGTTGAATTCGTCTTCCGGGTAGTCCGCACGATGTTCCGCCAGGGCGCGATCGACCTCTTGCGGTGTCACCGTAAGGCCAATCCTTTCCGCTTCGGCCAAGGTCAACTTGCGGTCGATCACCTGCACCAGAAATGCCCGTTTGAGTTCGGCGCGCTCTTTCGCGGTCACCGTCTGACCCGTTGACAGCGTCCTGGCGAAGGCCACTTCAAATTCGTCATTGCGCAGGGTCTGCCCGTTGACGACCAGAATCAAGGCATCCGGTTCAGCCGTCGCCGTTCTGGACACGCTGGTCGCTGTCCCTTCCTCCCCGGCGGGTCGGTTGCAGGCGAGCAGCATGATTAGCGTTGACAGCAACAGGGCACGAGCGCACCAATACTGGATATTTTTTGATCGGATCACAGGCATTTTAACGTGTTCTTTTTCCGTTGGGCGATGACCGCACTACGCATCGAAACAGCTCAGAAGTCTACACACTCAGCCAAGGGTCTGCAATTCTTTTTTCGCCCGTTCCAGCACCTCTTGCGGCGCGAGTTTGCCGATCGTGATCGTCAGGCGGTAATCGGGGGAAAAGGCGTATTTTTTTTCCGCGTCGTTGAGCAGGGCGAGAATTTTTTCAGGGCCGACCGGTGTGGTCGGATGAAAACCGAACACCAGCCGCCGACCGTCATATTCGGCAGTTTCAATTTTGCAGCGCTTAAGCATAACGCGCAGTTTCATCGATTCGAGGAGCAATGCTGCCGACGGGGGCAACTCGCCATAACGATCACGCAACTCATCGGCAAGAGCATAGATGACCCCGTCATCATTTGCCGCTGCCAGTTTTTTGTAAAACACCAGCCGCTGATTCGGATCGAGCATATATTTTTCCGGGAAGTAGGCCGACAGCCCGAGACGCAATTCGGGGTCGATCCGTTCCTCGTGTGACTGGCCCTGTAGCTCGCGGATGGTTTCATCGAGCAAATCGACATAGAGCTCGTAGCCGATAGCGGCAATTTGTCCGGCTTGCTTGCCACCGAGCAGGTCGCCGGCACCGCGCAGTTCCAGATCGTGATTGGCGATCCGAAAACCGGCACCGAGCTCTGTCAACTCTTGCAGCACCCGCAACCGCTCGCGGGCATCGCGAGTCAATCCGCCCTCGCCGGGAATC
Protein-coding sequences here:
- a CDS encoding peptidyl-prolyl cis-trans isomerase, translated to MLRITLILLFFLYPLSLAATSLNRTVAVINDEIVTSYQLERALEAKTAAGREIDDAFRRELLDKMIEELLLGQRIRELKLTVAAEEIDAAIDDILKQNKITREQLKQALSQQGIDFTAYRETLSKQILRFKLMGREVQAKVEVTNREIRNYFAAHASDYQRPPEVRIEHFTLKDKGSDARQTIAAVRTRLVAGEPLPRLLASFAGDERVIGGEMGRFAERELAPEFVTAIKDLPDGAVSPIVAQNEMLHLLIVAERIPGGVTPLEEVKDSIEARLQEEKSQARFKEWIAELKKNAYIVMQPEEGKEPAPAQTTEPPLSVAPEKTAEESPAEE
- a CDS encoding peptidyl-prolyl cis-trans isomerase, which gives rise to MPVIRSKNIQYWCARALLLSTLIMLLACNRPAGEEGTATSVSRTATAEPDALILVVNGQTLRNDEFEVAFARTLSTGQTVTAKERAELKRAFLVQVIDRKLTLAEAERIGLTVTPQEVDRALAEHRADYPEDEFNAAIKLRNLTMDQWRVELQEKLLMEKVLRYAVYDQVAPTDAEQRAYYTEHRDDFNRPAQVRARQIVVAEEEVGQRILGLLRQGEPFAAVAKTYSLSPDAEQGGDLGYFAAGEMPPEFDQVVFKLQPGRLSELIKTEYGYHVFLVDDKRPAQQLTFEDVRDEIYTTLKLQKEEAAYHQWLQGLRAAAQIEVNWDQL